The genomic region AAGTGGTGCTGGTATTTGTTTGCCAGGAAGTATTCAGCCAGTTGGTAAGAGTGTATCTCATTTTTATCAGCACTTGCACTCATGAAGACCATCATCTCTAAGTTTCTGGTCGAAAAGCGGGAGAAGGAATGggtagaaaatttatttgatgtaCCGACTAATATCAACCATTATAGATTTCTACAAATCGGATGTACTTTCCTGAACAGTTATATTTTGGACTTTTCTTCTAGAAAAACTAGTTGCAATGGCCAAAGGTGGAAGAACTCAAAATAGAActgatgtttgtttttcacTGAGTGCTCAACTAGTTGGTATTGATCTGTTTCATTTTTGTCAGCACTTATGCTGATTATAACCTTTACTTCCAAGTTTTTGGTTAATCAGTGGGACATAGGGAATGGGATAGAATATTTATGTGATGTGTTCACTAATATCAACTATTAATATATGGTTAGCTCATTGAAAAACTCTTTtactctctatatatattggtttcttttctaaaatgtTTTATTGTGCCCTTAATACACAGGACGTGTGATTTCACTAGCAGAAGGTACCAGAGTAGAAGTTCCTGTAATTGGTTCTTCCCCACCAAGTGTTCAAGTAGTTGGTAAGCACATTTAGCAGTTCCAATTATGTTTGAATCAGTAATATCAGCACGAGAAGTTTTATTCTCTAtcaattttactaaaaatgcTCACATTCACCTTGAGAACACAGAAGTGGCATTTTGTTTGACATGCCATCTAGAACTAAGGTGCTGATGGAGTTtcagaatttaataaattaagttgaatacaatataataaagTGTATATTTGAAGGACTGGATTTGATTAGAGTAGGCTGATTTGTCCGTGGTACTTCGTCTGGAACTTTTTATGCATAGAAGAGTCTGAGAAGAGCCATTATTGATTAGGAACCAAAATGGATATATTTACATTGTtgcataatataaataaatacctgGTACTTCCAGTTTacagtttttgtttttctaaatttaagcTGCATACAATGTCCTTTTCttagattaaaattgaagACAATATCCATTGTATCTTGGAGGAGTTGATATGATTATCAATGAGATGATATCATGGATTATGGTACCTGAGTCATCTGAAACTTCTTCTCTAAGGAGGATTGAGAAGAGCCCTTAGTAGTGAAGAGAGCAAAAATGGATGTATAGTACcatatttatgcttttatagagtataatataaacaaataccTGGTTGGTGccagtttaaaatttttttccttctggTGGGAATTATTTTCCTGGGGAAAGAACAAGGTTTAGAATGTAGGATGAGTATCAgaaaacaatattaaattcTTCTTTCTCAGTCTGTCTGATAAAGTTCTACGTAATAAGTTATTCAACTATAGCCTAATGTACAGTCAAGTTTCTTTTAGCAGTGGTTGTCCAGCATTTTGTCGACGCTTTCTAGCATTAACGTGTAAGCttcttttataagtaattatcTAAGTTTAGCATGTAGCATATTAgtaccaaaaaaacaaaaaagcatGTAGCGTATTAGTATTTAAAATGGTATGGCTTTATTTACTGCTTTGGAAATGTAAATCTGTGGTTACTGTTAGGCTTTTCATGAGTTTCTCTTTTATTGGGGGCATTTGCATACTTCTCACAGTGTTGGTTCTGTTCAAGCCCCAGGGAATAGTTTATTTCCTAAGAGAATTGGGTTCCAGGTCTCAAAAGGTAGCACTTTTGAGTCTGCTGCTGGACCATTTCCTAAGAGGCTAGGAGTTCAACTTAATGATTTTGCTACAGCTCGAACAGGCAAAGGTGTGTTTTTACCCATCAATCAGACATGTTATGTAAGTAGTTTGACAtcatttttagtctcatattTAGAATCTATTTCTCTTTGTTAAACTTCTGGGTtctgaatttgaattatgttCTCCAAGTTTTACCCAAATGGAATTTCCACTGAATGGCAAGAGAAAGTACTAGAGAACTTTGCTTAGAATGAAATGTTTCTTTGTCTAAAGCAACAGGCTATTGCTGCTACTAGAAACACGCATTAGTTCATCCATTCATCTGATTGTAGATGTGGTACAATAATGTTGAACATATGTCAAAAGTTATGCATgctggttaaaaataaataaatactaccAAAGCAAAGCCAAGGAAGGTCCTGGGTCTGTCAGCCTTGACAAAAGGAACTGGAGAAACTCAAAATTATggattcattattattttcaaaaccGTGTTCGAACTTCCTTTTAACATTGGTATTTGCTTGTCAACTTTGTTTCTTGTGGTTGTCTTGCTTCAGTAGTCGTGGCAATGTCTGATTTTTGCATGGTTTCCATACTTCTATTTCTACCAGGGCTTTCTCCAGTCAATTTGGCTGCTCAGGTTAATCCCTGTAGGCCCGCTTTACCCTCGGGTAATACTGTGAAACTGTAGTCCACGATGGGCCTTCTGTTAGGCTGTTGCTCTTAAGTAGATCTTTTGATGTAATATGCCATTGATCAATATAGGTCAACATCAGCATGGCGTCCCGGCTCAATTGTCGAAGGATTTCCCTAGAGTTGATTGTTCTAATGGTATCTATTGTCATCCACTTCCAATGTACGTTATAATTACAGGAGAAAATTCTTGTGGTAATGgttgtaaattttcttccACCTTACAGGTGAGGTTATTCCTGTTGCAAAACTTGATGTAAGGCCTCAGGTTACTCCTTTTGTTTCTCATCCATCTTTGAAAAGGCAAGCAACTGAAAATTCTCCAGATGCATGCCTGGGTCAACATAGGAAATTCTTTCCTCGACCTATCATACATCATTCAGTAGCCCACCAAAGGCAGATCATTCCAGCTATTCCGGTCTCTATTCCAGCAACAGTTCATATTCCACCTGCCCCTCTTCACGTAAAATGGCAAGGTAGGAGTAGCTATTCGCTCTTTCTTATgccattaatattttatcaaaacaacagaagtaaaatatttatgagttTTTGGGTAGTTTTGAAGTTCGTCTTTCTCTAATTAACAAGTTTAACATTACATCATGGTCATATGTCTGCcagtattatttttcttgagaaGTGCATTGATCTTGACTTACCGCTCTTGGGGGTTGGATTGCATTCAAGtccttgtttttcttttaatgtttCACCTCTTGTATATGGATGGTGCAAATGTTTGgccttgaattttttgttttcttatccCCCTCCTCTGACCACATTTATCAGATAGTGGATAGAGGCGTGGAGAGTGGACACTTTTAAATGATTCTTTACAGAAATTTAATTGTCTTTAAAATTTGATCGCTATTTGCATATCATTTCCTTAGTGATATTTTCTGCATCCAGGGTAAAACTAAGTCATGCAAGTTTTTATGATGCAACTCCTATATGTTCTTTGATCTTAATGCAATGATCGGCACAAACAACTAACATGGCAATTACACATGTTTGCAGGTTTTGATGCACCCCTTGAACCAACTGGGCACAAGTGTCTCTTGTGCAAGAGGGATCTCTCATTTACAGCAGAAGGGCCAGTGTATCAGCCTGCTATTCCACCAGCTGTTGCTGTTCTACCTTGTGGCCATACATTTCATGATCAGTGCTTGCAAGTGATCACTCCGGAAAACCAAGCAAAAAGTCCTCCTTGCATACCTTGTGCCATTGGTGAAACATAGTTTCTTGTTGCGCATGATTATATCTCAAATTTTGCTGCTGGGGAGTTGACAAAGGTAAAAATTGGAATTCTTTTGTTGCTGCTGGAGCTAGGTATAGTTCATGGAACTGTACATAGATATGCCCCTTAGTCCCATATTGGTGGTTAGTATACCTATATTGTGAAAGTGTAAGTGTAATGTGCGTACTGCCTTGCTGTCAGTACAAGAGATCCTACTCTTATTAGCTTAAAGACAATCCTTTAGGTTTTGCCCAAACTCTTCTATCTTCTTGCAAGGcagcaattttttttgtgttctgTGCAAAAACTTGTGTTATCATCCTAAAACTGCAAAGTTTTTCCTTcgttattaaaattaatagggTTCAAATGGGAAGTCTCAACGGTTCAACCAGCAATAGTTATTTGCACAGCATGCCTTGTCATTCATTATTGTAGCATGATAACAATTGACGGTATCAAGACATTATCTCATTTTCGACATTCCCTATACCATAATTGAATTGcaataacaataattcatGTTCTCAAGAGCCCACTACCGTATGTGGTACCGTCTCCAGGTTGGGCGAGCAGGACGTCCATGAAACCAGAGCTGTCCGGCTTCTGCTGATATGAGAAGTTGTTATAGACTATTACACATAGTGCcctgaaagaaaatttgtatAGACTATTGCATAAATATCTGACATGCCAACATACAATTGTCTGAGTTTATTTGgagattaaataattgaattctACAAGCTGTTTTCCTAAAGTATAATACAGTACTTGCGATTCTGCAGGTCCTAAAAACAAGACCGTATTTCATATAACATACTAACAATTTAAGATTTGCTAGGCCACAAGAGAATATCACGTCTAGATTGATGGGGTTCAAAGTGAAAGGCCATGCAAATAGCTGTATGAACCATGAGAACCACAACATCAAATTTGCAAGGGGGGAAAAAACTTCATTTAATGGATTTTGTCCAAACATATAGCAAGAAGTCTAAGAAAGGTTTCTTAGACAAACACAAGAAGTGCAAACTTAGAATAGATTACACAGATCTAGCCTGTACTCAGTACAAGGTCAAACAGGATGAACCTGCTGCAAACTTGGTGAGTGCATAATGTATCTTGGGACTCATTTAACTACCACGAGCCTTCAGCACCCACAGTAGGATTCTGAAAAGCATTGAAATTCCAAAATGTCTTCAATGAGTATGGCGGAAAAACTGCGACACCGTCCTCTGTGATTCTTGCAATCTGTGATTTATAACCAACCGTAAGGGGCACACTAAAAGGagtaatatatcaataaaaagaaagttcAACAATAAGTATCCTAGATGAAGTGCAGCCCCAtaagaaatacaaatatagGTAATATTACAAGAAACATGTTTCAGATCTGCCATTTAACTTCAAATCTTGTGTATGTTCCCTCTACCCTATTATTCACCATTAAACTCCCATTCTACCTGTAATTGTACCTTTAAGTCAATTATTCTCCATAGTAGGTCACAAGTTTGACCTTTTATTAGAAGTAGATTGATCCTATAAACCAATAACATCTAAAGTTCtgtcaatatttattttaaaatacactCCGTGAATTCACACATTTGAATCTAGATTCATTCTGCATATCTAGCAGTCAACTTCTAGAATCCGTTCAATTGGAAAGCATTGGCATGGGTTCGTTCATCACCCACCCTCTATCATGCATGCACCCCAAATGAATCTAGAGAAGTGGCATGGCCTTGAAATTCTCAACATACTCTATGCAGTTATATTTCCCCTCTAATTCAGGCATATCCACAAAATCACAccattaatttttcatgaaagaAATCTGGTCAGTTTGTGAGGAACAAAGCTACAGCTTCTCCAGTtggatttcttttctatttcaagCCTTCTGGAAATAAAGAGCCAAAGCTAGAACTTTTCTAgttggatttctttttctatgttCTGGGTCATTCTTGTTCGAATATTCTTACCTTCATACTAATTTTTGCACCTACATTCATTTCAGGGAACATAATCTAGTTGAAACGACCAGACAACAAGAATCACCCACTGTTGTTACAACCATGACTGAAAAGTACATAGACAAAGATCACTTTACGACAATGAACAACTCCCTGGAACCCTCCAGATGCGACTTATAGGCTATAGCAACTATCTCAGCTAAAGtaacagaaaaataatggTGACTATCACGAAGATGAACGAAAACAAAATATCACAATTaaccaaataatttttggaaagaTTTCTATTTCCCAGAGTACCTCTCAGATCTCTTAAAGTGAAAACAATGGACAAAATGACAACCTTAAGGTGTTTGAAAACCATTATTAGCAATATGACCTAAAAATGAGTACCATATGTTTAAGGAGCTACTTTCAAACATTTCACTTTGAGGATGAATCAAACCTGAAGCTTGTTGACAGCTGATCTATCCCGATACAGAAGTACACGCATGCATTTCTCCAGTAGTTTTACACCTTCTTCAAATGTCAAGTTCTCATGCCATTCATCACGTAGAATAGGACGTGCTAGGTGATTTCCAAATCCAGTTGCAACATGGTTGTCCTCATAATGTACACCAATCATGTTAACCTAAAATTATACCACATAAAGCAAATAAGAGCACAAGGAAACCAGACCACCTCTCAGCTGCACCTCAAAAAAGATTAGCATATAACAATTTGACGTACCGTTCCAAGATGCTTCTGTCCATTTTTAACTCCACCAAGTACAAGTGAGTTCCACAATGGGTTGAACTTATTACGACGATTATACATAACCCGGGTTAAATAGTTATGGACCTCTTTAGGACCCAAGGAGTTCCCATCATCCCACATATTATCATACAAGCTACATTCACAAAACAGAGTTAGAATTTCCCATAACGCATACAAGCATCATCATCAACCAACCCAACTTAAAGCATTAATGAGAAAGACATGAAAtatcctttaaaatttttccaataCATACATTAGCTCATCAAGATATCGCATTATCTCCTGAAAATCACTGATCTCACCACTAGCACCAATTATAGAATGTTTTCCCACTGACTTTAGTCGCTCAACAGTTTTATAGCGAAGAGTGGACCCATAAGAACCTGTTAAACGAAATCATTAGAAAAACACTCACACGACTACGGATTTAGTGAAGGTAAATGAGTATCGGTAAGTGAAGTAATCAACAATGAGAAGAGTGTTGCAAGCTAACTTTTCAAGGACAAGAGGTGAATATCTTCCTGCAAACAATACATATTGATATTGGGGGGCGTATTGTACCAACCAACCTTTTTATCACAGCTCAATTAACGACATTGTCACCAGTTCCAAGAAATAAAGGTGTCACCTATCGGCCCATATTCAATATATCAAACTTTTATCATTACAATTCCATAGGGAAGTCGGTGGTTAGCTAGAAACTTCCGGTTGATTAAGTGCATATTTCAGCATGACTtgcaaaaattcatattgGGTCAGAAAatgtttcctttttctctgATCTTTTgcaaaagataattaaatgAGGTTTATCTTAGCACATTAACAGAAACATGTCAAGTTCAATGATCAGATTACCATTATATACCTTTACCGGCGGATGCATCCAAAATCCAATACAAATGCTAAGCCAATCATTTACTGAGAGACCCATATCCAACATGCATGGGCTTTTCTTCAGTGAAATATTCTCTTTCTTGTCTGGAGctaatcatttcaatttctcataattcaaataattccctaaaatttaattagaatttctgATACTGCCAAAACAGTCTCCTCCACAACATGTAGATTAtcttaaaaatcaaaacaagatGAAAGAGTATTCAACCTCCCATATCAGCAGCCAAGAGAATGCCATCTTTGTACTTTATGCCAACAACTGAGGTCCCAGTCACGTACGGATACCTATGCCATAAAACTCAGCTTCATCACAAACTCCATAAAATCCACCCACCCAAACCCCAGGAAAGCCGAGGGCAGCCAGGAACAAAAGCAGCTGCTCACATTACCTCATAGATATAGAAAGTATAAACCTTCAAAAAGGGGATAGTTAAAACCCTAGTTTGCTAGCActctaatcaaattaaacaatCAGATCTTCACAAGAAGACTGTGTCCgatcagagagagagaaaacataCAGAGTTCTCTGAGAATCCGCATTGGAGGCGAGCAAATTGTTCATAGCTGGAGCTGAATCGGCCACCTGCAACCATTTAAATTCCCAAAgttaatcaaacaaaaaacaagaaaaataaaaatagacgGCCATCTATTAACActttaaacaacaaaaataaatcagaCGACACTCACATTCATCTTCGTAGTACCAGGATTTGACGAACTGAAGAGATTTAACTAAATTCTTTCTTCCTGAATTTGAGCAATTTTGATCTTCCTACAAAGTGCTCTCTACTCCGTATGCTACTGTATGAACAAAGCTTTCCCTTCTCTCAAGAAACCACTGGGCCTGGGCCACCGGTTGAACAAATTGGGCTCTAAACTCGGCCCATGAAAGCAGTTAAGAAGATGGGATGTTTGCAACGTCGTCTGTTTTTTAAggtgagaaagaaaaaattacactttttgtcccataaaaTATGAGCTATTGCATCTTTGGTCCTCACTTTactgattaatatttttattcccacagaattattaaatattacaaatatagtctcaaaatttaacaaatttggtCCCACTTGATCAGTAGATGAGACCATgtgtgcaattttttttaattttatgagataaaaatgttaattcagtaaaatatgggatcaaaagtacAAATCAAATTATGTTCTATAGTactaaaagtatatttttttcatgataataaattgtaaaagaaaattataaattaagcaGTTGTGAAAATTGAGAGTGTtttgatacaaaaataaaaattaaaaaaaaaaagacgaaatattttgtgaaacgactcaatattataattttatcaataagttGCAGAAGCCATAAATTGATGAGGAACTGCATATGcttttgatttaaatcaaTTGTGAGGATGTTTGGTTGAGCATATTAAGCTcttcaaaatatcttataagatgtttgacaatttataaattttatagaattttaaaataagatgtttaggattttataaactctttttttttcgcaaaaaaaaaaaaggtaagcTCCGCCCATCATTTATTGTAAaatcttttatgttttttaattttaaaatacaatacaaGACAGcaatattttcacaatttcagtagtattttatttttatccttcaTATAAATTGATGTATTTTCTCCTCCCGCATCAAAGCAAAAATATCGATTTGtatgattataaattgtaataatttgatgtttttttttattttttattacaatataaagAGTTTACCATATAAGCTCTAGCATCTTACTTATTCAaacactttaaaattttatgtttaaggttttaaaatattttacaagacGTAGGAACTTATAAGAGTTCCACATAAGTTTAACCGAACACCCTATTTATTTAACcggttgaaaaataaaagtttaaagaaaaatattttttattttattttcaacaatgtattattaaatatttattttaagaaataattacactgcCATCCTCCGATACTTGGTGTAATCATACGTAAATCTTCTGTAGTTTGacaattacatatagtacCTCTAACGTTTGTTtctgtttaataaatagacCATTACGctagtcaaataatttttattaatatgctATCCAACTTTTTCTATACAACTAGCA from Sesamum indicum cultivar Zhongzhi No. 13 linkage group LG3, S_indicum_v1.0, whole genome shotgun sequence harbors:
- the LOC105158294 gene encoding proteasome subunit beta type-4-like; its protein translation is MNVADSAPAMNNLLASNADSQRTLYPYVTGTSVVGIKYKDGILLAADMGGSYGSTLRYKTVERLKSVGKHSIIGASGEISDFQEIMRYLDELILYDNMWDDGNSLGPKEVHNYLTRVMYNRRNKFNPLWNSLVLGGVKNGQKHLGTVNMIGVHYEDNHVATGFGNHLARPILRDEWHENLTFEEGVKLLEKCMRVLLYRDRSAVNKLQIARITEDGVAVFPPYSLKTFWNFNAFQNPTVGAEGSW